A region from the Euleptes europaea isolate rEulEur1 chromosome 13, rEulEur1.hap1, whole genome shotgun sequence genome encodes:
- the COMT gene encoding catechol O-methyltransferase: protein MFWNEIVLEKITNFVMDQSKEQRILNTVSYNAIKGNPESVLDCIDKYCSKSEWAMNVGDEKGLILDKIVEETDPSVVLELGTYCGYSAVRIARLLKPKARLLTIEFNPEFVPIAKEIIEIAGVNDKVTILEGHSELIIPELKKKYEVKKVDFVFLDHWKERYAPDTILLEECGLLRKGTVLLADNIIYPGAPEFIKYIRNNKRFECTNYPAHLEYMKVEDSMEKAVYLGPDSE, encoded by the exons ATGTTCTGGAATGAAATCGTCCTTGAGAAAATAACCAATTTTGTCATGGATCAGAGCAAGGAGCAGCGGATCTTAAACACGGTCTCCTACAACGCGATCAAAGGGAATCCCGAGAGCGTGCTGGACTGTATTGATAAGTACTGCTCCAAGAGCGAGTGGGCCATGAACGTGGGGGACGAGAAAG GTTTGATCCTAGATAAGATTGTAGAGGAAACCGATCCCTCCGTCGTTTTGGAGCTGGGAACGTATTGTGGTTACTCGGCTGTGAGGATCGCTCGGCTTTTGAAACCGAAGGCTCGGCTTTTGACCATTGAATTCAACCCAGAATTTGTTCCTATTGCAAAAGAAATCATTGAGATTGCTGGAGTCAATGATAAG GTGACCATCCTGGAAGGCCATTCCGAACTCATTATCCCAGAGCTGAAGAAGAAATACGAAGTCAAGAAGGTGGATTTTGTCTTTCTGGACCACTGGAAAGAGAGATATGCCCCAGACACCATCTTACTGGAA gAATGTGGCTTGCTGAGGAAGGGCACCGTCCTCCTGGCTGACAACATCATCTACCCCGGGGCTCCAGAGTTCATCAAGTACATCCGCAACAACAAGCGCTTTGAGTGCACCAACTACCCCGCTCACCTGGAGTACATGAAGGTGGAGGACTCCATGGAGAAGGCGGTGTACCTGGGCCCCGACTCCGAGTAG